From the genome of Podospora pseudoanserina strain CBS 124.78 chromosome 7 map unlocalized CBS124.78p_7.2, whole genome shotgun sequence, one region includes:
- the POP3 gene encoding RNase P and RNase MRP subunit (COG:S; EggNog:ENOG503P6KZ) yields MERKRIVHTLDTPFSVVEWPQISQEDQDVILELLCHLLSPLGTHRRLFVTPSKGMRDRKRKRAQDEDPVPPTPELAGYVDVGLSHISRTLQTMSGKDAKPYSVVFVARSGQSSAFHCHFPQMVALASRSQPPEKAVRLVGISKACEDKLSAALGIPRVSSIALREDAPQAKGLVDFVREHVKPVEVAWLKEARAGQYLDTKIDAVPTKIGVKKKA; encoded by the exons ATGGAACGCAAAAGAATTGTCCACACGTTGGACACCCCATTTTCTGTCGTCGAGTG GCCACAAATAAgtcaagaagaccaagatGTGATTTTGGAGCTCCTCTGCCA TTTGCTTTCGCCTCTTGGGACTCATCGAAGATTATTCGTCACGCCATCAAAAGGCATGAGAGATCGAAAACGCAAGCGTGCCCAAGATGAAGACCCTGTTCCCCCAACTCCGGAGCTTGCTGGATACGTAGACGTGGGCCTGTCTCATATCTCCAGGACTCTCCAAACCATGTCTGGCAAGGACGCGAAGCCGTACAGCGTCGTCTTCGTGGCCCGGTCTGGTCAGTCGTCCGCGTTTCACTGCCATTTTCCTCAGATGGTTGCGCTCGCTTCTCGGTCTCAGCCGCCAGAAAAGGCTGTCAGGTTGGTTGGTATCTCCAAGGCATGTGAGGACAAACTGAGCGCAGCCCTGGGCATCCCTCGAGTTTCCAGCATAGCTCTGCGAGAAGATGCTCCGCAGGCCAAAGGTCTTGTGGACTTTGTGCGAGAGCACGTCAAGCCAGTTGAGGTTGCATGGCTCAAAGAGGCCCGAGCAGGCCAATATCTCGACACCAAAATCGACGCCGTGCCTACCAAGAT